A stretch of Desulfobacter hydrogenophilus DNA encodes these proteins:
- a CDS encoding acyl-CoA dehydrogenase family protein — protein sequence MDFNPCMKHQVVRKTVREFAENEIGPHAASLDREGRFPTEIIEKMGPLNYFGLQVPPSLGGAGLDTISYAIVIEELSRVCAALGLCVSVHNSVGLYPILRFGTDEQIARFVPDMAKGLHIGAFCLTEANAGSDAGGVETTATKTEEGYTINGTKIFVTNGGVCDVVLVFAVDAGQQGPSRPNVFIVEKTCPGFSVGEIEDLCGMRANPVSSLFFEDCRIPETNLLGKPGHGLKIGLTALDTGRIGIAAQALGIAQAAFEAALSYAKERRQFNSPLTKFQTIQNYLADMATSIEASRLLLYRAAAAKDTGGDFGAQAAMAKLSCSATARTVTDLAVQIHGGYGYSREYDVERYFREAKVTQIYEGTSEVQKMVIARHLITRPS from the coding sequence ATGGATTTTAACCCCTGCATGAAACACCAGGTGGTCAGAAAAACGGTGCGGGAGTTTGCTGAAAACGAGATCGGACCCCATGCCGCAAGCCTGGACAGGGAAGGGCGCTTCCCAACTGAAATTATTGAAAAGATGGGACCTTTGAATTACTTTGGCCTCCAGGTGCCGCCGTCTTTAGGGGGTGCCGGTCTTGACACTATTTCCTATGCCATTGTGATTGAGGAATTGTCCAGGGTGTGCGCTGCTCTCGGGCTTTGTGTGTCTGTTCACAACAGCGTGGGGCTGTATCCCATTTTAAGGTTTGGTACGGATGAGCAAATAGCCCGCTTTGTCCCGGACATGGCCAAAGGATTGCATATCGGTGCATTCTGCCTGACCGAAGCCAATGCCGGTTCCGATGCCGGTGGCGTGGAAACCACGGCAACAAAGACCGAAGAGGGATACACCATCAACGGCACCAAGATTTTTGTGACCAATGGCGGGGTTTGTGATGTGGTTCTGGTATTTGCCGTGGATGCCGGACAACAGGGACCCTCCCGGCCAAATGTTTTTATCGTGGAAAAGACGTGTCCCGGATTCAGTGTGGGCGAAATAGAGGATTTATGCGGCATGCGGGCCAATCCGGTTTCGTCTCTGTTTTTTGAGGATTGCCGGATCCCTGAAACCAATCTGCTGGGCAAACCAGGCCATGGCCTGAAAATCGGTTTGACTGCCCTGGACACCGGCCGCATCGGTATTGCGGCCCAGGCGTTAGGCATTGCCCAGGCCGCATTTGAGGCGGCCTTGAGTTATGCCAAGGAGCGCCGGCAGTTCAACAGCCCTTTGACAAAATTTCAAACTATCCAGAACTATCTGGCAGATATGGCCACGTCCATTGAAGCTTCCCGTTTGCTTTTGTACCGGGCCGCTGCTGCCAAGGATACGGGCGGCGATTTCGGTGCCCAGGCGGCCATGGCCAAACTGTCCTGCAGTGCCACGGCACGCACTGTGACGGATCTGGCCGTCCAGATCCACGGCGGATACGGATACTCCAGAGAATATGATGTGGAACGTTACTTCAGGGAAGCCAAGGTGACCCAGATCTATGAAGGTACCAGTGAAGTGCAGAAGATGGTTATCGCAAGGCATCTGATTACCCGGCCCAGTTAA
- a CDS encoding response regulator transcription factor produces MHILIVDDDTGLLDQLKTALTKKQYEVDIAENGEQALDKIFDVPYDLVLLDIMLPRMDGLSVLNEVRKAGIDMPILMLTARSDVQDRVKGLDHGADDYLAKPFSMAELMARIRAMLRRKGNRTPMLEAGPVCLDTAKRQVSLNGEEVHLTAKEFSILEFLLHNKGSAVSRFNLAEHIWGEEFDPFSMSNYVDVHIKNLRKKLTPHGKNPIIKTIRGIGFIIDEQV; encoded by the coding sequence ATGCATATATTAATAGTCGACGATGATACAGGGCTGTTAGATCAGCTGAAAACTGCCTTAACAAAAAAACAATATGAGGTGGATATTGCTGAAAACGGAGAGCAGGCCTTAGACAAGATATTTGATGTTCCCTATGACCTTGTTCTCCTTGATATCATGCTTCCCCGAATGGATGGTTTAAGTGTACTCAACGAGGTCCGTAAAGCAGGAATCGACATGCCCATTCTCATGCTGACCGCAAGGAGCGATGTCCAGGACAGGGTCAAGGGATTGGATCATGGCGCAGATGATTATCTGGCTAAGCCCTTTTCCATGGCAGAGCTCATGGCTCGGATCAGGGCGATGCTCAGGAGGAAAGGGAACCGGACCCCTATGCTTGAGGCTGGACCGGTCTGCCTGGATACTGCCAAACGACAAGTCTCTTTGAATGGGGAAGAGGTTCATCTGACAGCTAAAGAATTTTCAATTCTTGAATTTCTCTTGCACAATAAGGGCAGTGCCGTATCACGGTTCAATCTGGCAGAGCATATATGGGGCGAGGAGTTCGACCCTTTTTCAATGTCCAATTATGTGGATGTACATATTAAAAATTTGAGGAAAAAACTGACGCCCCATGGAAAGAACCCCATCATTAAAACGATTCGGGGCATCGGATTTATTATTGATGAACAGGTATGA
- a CDS encoding electron transfer flavoprotein subunit beta/FixA family protein — MNTHTLDIIVCIKQVPMVSELPWNSKTGTLKRELAQGMMDPASRLALEAGLRLQRAGQSDDRRVRVTALTMGPPMAEEVLHQAVSLGADHGVLLTDRKMAGADTNITSFILGRYIRMFQPDTGLVLCGSQTSDSETAQVGPQLACELDWPAIGWATDIRLTHRTLVVTRLVDDFMETLEMDLPGLVTIDQGALVPRYAGLAGVAQAFASPQIEVVDADRLELDRDFNALKDSPTRILDVFSPAAQKESRVLKGAAKTVVDKLFTDYGKIISSAMGKDLKKE; from the coding sequence ATGAATACACACACACTTGATATCATTGTATGCATCAAACAGGTGCCTATGGTGTCTGAACTGCCCTGGAATTCCAAAACCGGCACCTTGAAACGCGAACTTGCCCAGGGCATGATGGACCCTGCCTCACGCCTTGCCCTGGAAGCCGGGCTTCGCCTGCAAAGGGCAGGGCAGTCGGATGATCGCCGGGTTCGGGTGACCGCACTGACCATGGGACCGCCCATGGCCGAGGAGGTGCTTCACCAGGCCGTGTCCCTGGGCGCAGACCACGGGGTCCTGCTCACGGACCGGAAAATGGCCGGAGCCGACACAAATATTACCTCTTTTATCCTTGGCCGGTATATAAGGATGTTTCAGCCTGATACCGGTCTTGTACTGTGCGGATCCCAGACCAGTGACAGCGAGACGGCCCAGGTCGGTCCCCAGTTGGCCTGTGAATTGGATTGGCCGGCAATCGGCTGGGCAACGGATATCCGGCTGACCCACAGAACACTTGTGGTCACCCGGCTGGTGGATGATTTTATGGAAACCCTGGAGATGGATCTGCCGGGCCTTGTGACCATAGACCAGGGCGCATTAGTTCCCCGTTATGCCGGACTTGCCGGCGTGGCCCAGGCGTTTGCTTCTCCCCAAATTGAGGTTGTGGATGCTGATCGCCTGGAACTGGATAGGGATTTTAATGCCCTTAAGGATTCGCCCACCCGTATTCTGGATGTATTTTCGCCTGCTGCCCAAAAGGAGAGCCGGGTGCTCAAGGGCGCGGCTAAAACTGTGGTGGACAAGCTGTTTACAGATTATGGGAAAATTATCAGTTCTGCCATGGGCAAGGATTTAAAAAAGGAATGA
- a CDS encoding sensor histidine kinase, whose product MKIRKKITLWISGAALLSTIIFSSIIFWELTEEPFKLIDKEIEHMATTLADRLRDAGSFVEDLNLNGMPYDPDHYWIMVKADQEQMLYQSKLTEFTDLSAPNKESKYLIEKHIPKSKIWLQQDSKDDVLFRVMVVREQIRGRSIEIRIAKPIEDLEEELIELAIDIGISLCLCALGIFILSYVLAGRILRPISAIIHQSREISEKSLDKRIPLGKTRDELYELSVALNKMFDRIQHSFNRQKEFIGNASHELKSPVTLLMLSQEDMLMNEALSPSAEESLMKQLDTSRRMSHLVKNLLDLSRMEQQDILHMVRLDLAVTIERVLDDYADVLTEKQILVQNQVNFPCPIMGDPEKLFRLFVNLIDNAIRYNLPAEGTIRIRVERLKTEVCIEILNSGFKIPEQDISRLFEQFYRVEKSRSQSLGGSGLGLAIAQKIVKLHNGRINITNGPNQMIQTIVCLPENS is encoded by the coding sequence ATGAAAATCCGTAAAAAAATAACCCTCTGGATTTCCGGTGCAGCTCTTTTATCTACCATTATATTCTCATCCATTATTTTCTGGGAGCTGACCGAAGAACCTTTTAAACTGATTGACAAAGAAATTGAACATATGGCAACAACCTTGGCCGACAGGCTAAGGGATGCCGGAAGTTTCGTGGAGGATTTGAACTTGAACGGCATGCCCTATGATCCGGACCACTACTGGATCATGGTTAAAGCTGATCAGGAACAGATGCTTTACCAATCTAAACTTACCGAATTTACAGATCTTTCTGCTCCAAATAAGGAATCCAAATACCTGATTGAAAAGCATATTCCAAAATCCAAGATCTGGCTGCAGCAGGACAGCAAAGATGATGTATTGTTCAGGGTGATGGTCGTCAGAGAGCAGATAAGGGGTCGTTCCATAGAGATTCGTATCGCAAAACCCATTGAAGATCTTGAAGAAGAATTGATTGAGCTTGCCATTGATATAGGTATCAGCCTTTGCCTTTGTGCGTTAGGCATCTTTATCTTGAGCTATGTCCTGGCAGGCCGGATATTAAGACCGATTTCAGCAATTATTCACCAATCAAGGGAAATCAGTGAAAAATCCCTGGATAAAAGAATACCTTTAGGTAAAACCCGGGATGAGCTTTATGAACTGTCTGTTGCTTTGAATAAAATGTTTGACAGAATTCAACACTCTTTTAATCGCCAGAAGGAGTTCATTGGAAATGCCTCCCATGAATTAAAGAGTCCTGTTACCCTTCTGATGCTGTCCCAGGAAGATATGTTGATGAATGAAGCGTTGTCACCATCAGCCGAAGAAAGTCTGATGAAACAGCTTGATACAAGCCGCCGCATGAGCCACCTGGTTAAAAATCTGCTGGATCTTTCCAGAATGGAACAACAGGATATTTTACATATGGTTCGGCTGGATCTGGCAGTGACGATTGAGAGAGTCCTTGATGATTATGCCGACGTGCTGACTGAAAAACAGATTCTCGTTCAAAATCAGGTAAATTTTCCTTGTCCAATTATGGGTGATCCGGAAAAACTATTCCGCCTTTTTGTTAATTTAATTGACAACGCCATCCGGTACAACCTGCCTGCAGAGGGCACAATAAGAATCAGGGTCGAGCGATTAAAGACCGAGGTTTGTATTGAAATCTTGAATTCGGGTTTTAAAATACCGGAACAAGACATTTCCCGCTTGTTTGAGCAGTTTTATCGTGTGGAGAAGTCCAGATCCCAATCTCTCGGGGGCTCTGGGTTGGGCTTGGCCATTGCTCAGAAAATCGTCAAGCTTCATAATGGCAGGATAAACATTACAAATGGGCCGAATCAAATGATACAAACAATCGTTTGTTTGCCGGAAAATAGCTGA
- a CDS encoding diacylglycerol kinase encodes MKKETGIIRLIKATGYSLAGLKAAWTSEAAFRQEMIVAIALIPAAIFLGQSGTEKALLASSPLIILVVELLNSGLEAVVDRTGTDVHPLAKQAKDMGSAAVFVSIIITVMVWTLILI; translated from the coding sequence ATGAAAAAAGAAACTGGAATAATTCGACTTATCAAGGCCACTGGATATTCTCTGGCAGGGCTTAAAGCAGCCTGGACATCAGAAGCGGCCTTCCGCCAGGAGATGATTGTTGCGATCGCGCTCATCCCTGCCGCAATCTTCCTTGGACAAAGCGGGACGGAGAAGGCGCTGCTGGCATCTTCGCCATTGATCATTTTAGTTGTAGAGCTTTTAAATTCCGGACTGGAGGCCGTAGTGGACCGGACTGGTACAGATGTTCACCCTTTGGCAAAACAGGCTAAAGATATGGGATCAGCAGCGGTTTTTGTCAGTATTATCATCACTGTTATGGTATGGACCCTGATTCTGATATAA